In the genome of Vanacampus margaritifer isolate UIUO_Vmar chromosome 1, RoL_Vmar_1.0, whole genome shotgun sequence, one region contains:
- the rhd gene encoding rh blood group, D antigen isoform X1, whose protein sequence is MAPKYAPSLRSRLAPFLLFLQAGFIAVYYFYFEIENNVNGITFSNLYPVFQDLNVMAFFGFGFLSTFLVRYGFSGSGFNLLIAVIATQWALILNGFESWYYRGKIKIDLRSLVVAEMCTASVLISIGAVQGKTNPVHLILMALLEVFGFVLNEWLLQTLLPVQHLNCIMMLHIFGAFFGLVLTWILYRKESEGRFEKEKLDRKTGLFSMLGTVFLWMFWPSFNSILMDPNFPERRLGAVCSTYLALAVSAVASVAVSALSSPNGKVNPAHFQSCILAGGVAVGVSMPSIRYPWEAMTTGLAAAAVSTIGFQYLKNHMLLAFECHDTRSVLSTHGLPGLLGWLIHLVLQIQQCDDHTTAIRFAVFHICVLIITIAVSLSMGIITGVLLKWDIWRPPQDKKCFHDQAFWKFEHLAVRK, encoded by the exons ATGGCTCCCAAATACGCCCCAAGTTTGCGTTCTCGTTTGGCtccttttttgcttttcttacAGGCAGGCTTTATTGCCGTGTATTACTTCTACTTTGAGATTGAAAACAACGTGAATGGGATTACATTCAGCAATTTGTATCCAG tgttcCAGGATTTGAATGTGATGGCCTTCTTTGGTTTTGGCTTCTTGAGCACTTTTTTAGTACGCTATGGTTTCAGTGGCTCAGGGTTCAACCTTCTCATAGCTGTCATTGCAACCCAGTGGGCACTCATACTCAATGGCTTTGAGTCCTGGTATTACAGAGGGAAGATTAAGATTGACCTGAGAAG CTTGGTGGTTGCTGAGATGTGCACAGCCTCAGTTCTTATCTCAATTGGGGCTGTGCAAGGCAAAACAAATCCTGTCCACCTAATTCTCATGGCCCTGCTGGAGGTATTTGGCTTTGTCCTGAATGAGTGGCTCCTGCAGACTTTGCTGCCG GTACAGCATTTGAACTGCATTATGATGCTTCACATCTTTGGAGCTTTCTTTGGTCTTGTGCTGACGTGGATCCTCTATCGGAAAGAATCAGAAGGGCGATTCGAGAAGGAGAAACTTGACCGCAAAACAGGATTGTTCTCCATGTTAG GTACTGTGTTTCTCTGGATGTTTTGGCCTAGTTTTAACTCCATCCTCATGGATCCTAATTTTCCCGAGAGGAGGTTGGGGGCAGTGTGCAGCACCTACCTGGCCTTGGCTGTCAGTGCTGTAGCATCTGTGGCTGTGTCTGCACTCTCCAGTCCAAATGGAAAAGTCAATCCA GCCCATTTTCAGTCATGCATACTTGCTGGCGGTGTCGCTGTCGGGGTTTCCATGCCGTCAATACGTTACCCATGGGAGGCCATGACAACTGGACTGGCCGCGGCTGCTGTGTCAACCATTGGATTCCAATACCTCAAG AACCACATGCTGCTTGCCTTTGAGTGCCATGACACCCGTAGTGTTCTGAGCACACATGGACTCCCTGGGCTACTGGGATGGCTGATACACCTGGTCCTGCAAATTCAACAGTGTGATGATCACACAAC GGCGATTCGGTTTGCTGTATTTCACATTTGTGTTCTCATCATCACGATAGCTGTAAGCCTGAGCATGGGGATCATAACAG GGGTACTATTAAAGTGGGACATCTGGAGACCACCCCaagataaaaaatgttttcatgatCAGGCTTTCTGGAAG TTTGAGCATCTTGCAGTTCGCAAGTAA
- the rhd gene encoding rh blood group, D antigen isoform X2, translated as MAASMYTKSIHRDTAGFIAVYYFYFEIENNVNGITFSNLYPVFQDLNVMAFFGFGFLSTFLVRYGFSGSGFNLLIAVIATQWALILNGFESWYYRGKIKIDLRSLVVAEMCTASVLISIGAVQGKTNPVHLILMALLEVFGFVLNEWLLQTLLPVQHLNCIMMLHIFGAFFGLVLTWILYRKESEGRFEKEKLDRKTGLFSMLGTVFLWMFWPSFNSILMDPNFPERRLGAVCSTYLALAVSAVASVAVSALSSPNGKVNPAHFQSCILAGGVAVGVSMPSIRYPWEAMTTGLAAAAVSTIGFQYLKNHMLLAFECHDTRSVLSTHGLPGLLGWLIHLVLQIQQCDDHTTAIRFAVFHICVLIITIAVSLSMGIITGVLLKWDIWRPPQDKKCFHDQAFWKFEHLAVRK; from the exons GCAGGCTTTATTGCCGTGTATTACTTCTACTTTGAGATTGAAAACAACGTGAATGGGATTACATTCAGCAATTTGTATCCAG tgttcCAGGATTTGAATGTGATGGCCTTCTTTGGTTTTGGCTTCTTGAGCACTTTTTTAGTACGCTATGGTTTCAGTGGCTCAGGGTTCAACCTTCTCATAGCTGTCATTGCAACCCAGTGGGCACTCATACTCAATGGCTTTGAGTCCTGGTATTACAGAGGGAAGATTAAGATTGACCTGAGAAG CTTGGTGGTTGCTGAGATGTGCACAGCCTCAGTTCTTATCTCAATTGGGGCTGTGCAAGGCAAAACAAATCCTGTCCACCTAATTCTCATGGCCCTGCTGGAGGTATTTGGCTTTGTCCTGAATGAGTGGCTCCTGCAGACTTTGCTGCCG GTACAGCATTTGAACTGCATTATGATGCTTCACATCTTTGGAGCTTTCTTTGGTCTTGTGCTGACGTGGATCCTCTATCGGAAAGAATCAGAAGGGCGATTCGAGAAGGAGAAACTTGACCGCAAAACAGGATTGTTCTCCATGTTAG GTACTGTGTTTCTCTGGATGTTTTGGCCTAGTTTTAACTCCATCCTCATGGATCCTAATTTTCCCGAGAGGAGGTTGGGGGCAGTGTGCAGCACCTACCTGGCCTTGGCTGTCAGTGCTGTAGCATCTGTGGCTGTGTCTGCACTCTCCAGTCCAAATGGAAAAGTCAATCCA GCCCATTTTCAGTCATGCATACTTGCTGGCGGTGTCGCTGTCGGGGTTTCCATGCCGTCAATACGTTACCCATGGGAGGCCATGACAACTGGACTGGCCGCGGCTGCTGTGTCAACCATTGGATTCCAATACCTCAAG AACCACATGCTGCTTGCCTTTGAGTGCCATGACACCCGTAGTGTTCTGAGCACACATGGACTCCCTGGGCTACTGGGATGGCTGATACACCTGGTCCTGCAAATTCAACAGTGTGATGATCACACAAC GGCGATTCGGTTTGCTGTATTTCACATTTGTGTTCTCATCATCACGATAGCTGTAAGCCTGAGCATGGGGATCATAACAG GGGTACTATTAAAGTGGGACATCTGGAGACCACCCCaagataaaaaatgttttcatgatCAGGCTTTCTGGAAG TTTGAGCATCTTGCAGTTCGCAAGTAA
- the rhd gene encoding rh blood group, D antigen isoform X3, which produces MAFFGFGFLSTFLVRYGFSGSGFNLLIAVIATQWALILNGFESWYYRGKIKIDLRSLVVAEMCTASVLISIGAVQGKTNPVHLILMALLEVFGFVLNEWLLQTLLPVQHLNCIMMLHIFGAFFGLVLTWILYRKESEGRFEKEKLDRKTGLFSMLGTVFLWMFWPSFNSILMDPNFPERRLGAVCSTYLALAVSAVASVAVSALSSPNGKVNPAHFQSCILAGGVAVGVSMPSIRYPWEAMTTGLAAAAVSTIGFQYLKNHMLLAFECHDTRSVLSTHGLPGLLGWLIHLVLQIQQCDDHTTAIRFAVFHICVLIITIAVSLSMGIITGVLLKWDIWRPPQDKKCFHDQAFWKFEHLAVRK; this is translated from the exons ATGGCCTTCTTTGGTTTTGGCTTCTTGAGCACTTTTTTAGTACGCTATGGTTTCAGTGGCTCAGGGTTCAACCTTCTCATAGCTGTCATTGCAACCCAGTGGGCACTCATACTCAATGGCTTTGAGTCCTGGTATTACAGAGGGAAGATTAAGATTGACCTGAGAAG CTTGGTGGTTGCTGAGATGTGCACAGCCTCAGTTCTTATCTCAATTGGGGCTGTGCAAGGCAAAACAAATCCTGTCCACCTAATTCTCATGGCCCTGCTGGAGGTATTTGGCTTTGTCCTGAATGAGTGGCTCCTGCAGACTTTGCTGCCG GTACAGCATTTGAACTGCATTATGATGCTTCACATCTTTGGAGCTTTCTTTGGTCTTGTGCTGACGTGGATCCTCTATCGGAAAGAATCAGAAGGGCGATTCGAGAAGGAGAAACTTGACCGCAAAACAGGATTGTTCTCCATGTTAG GTACTGTGTTTCTCTGGATGTTTTGGCCTAGTTTTAACTCCATCCTCATGGATCCTAATTTTCCCGAGAGGAGGTTGGGGGCAGTGTGCAGCACCTACCTGGCCTTGGCTGTCAGTGCTGTAGCATCTGTGGCTGTGTCTGCACTCTCCAGTCCAAATGGAAAAGTCAATCCA GCCCATTTTCAGTCATGCATACTTGCTGGCGGTGTCGCTGTCGGGGTTTCCATGCCGTCAATACGTTACCCATGGGAGGCCATGACAACTGGACTGGCCGCGGCTGCTGTGTCAACCATTGGATTCCAATACCTCAAG AACCACATGCTGCTTGCCTTTGAGTGCCATGACACCCGTAGTGTTCTGAGCACACATGGACTCCCTGGGCTACTGGGATGGCTGATACACCTGGTCCTGCAAATTCAACAGTGTGATGATCACACAAC GGCGATTCGGTTTGCTGTATTTCACATTTGTGTTCTCATCATCACGATAGCTGTAAGCCTGAGCATGGGGATCATAACAG GGGTACTATTAAAGTGGGACATCTGGAGACCACCCCaagataaaaaatgttttcatgatCAGGCTTTCTGGAAG TTTGAGCATCTTGCAGTTCGCAAGTAA
- the tmem50a gene encoding transmembrane protein 50A produces MSGILDGIRCGECDCSVDWSEKRNTVASIAAGVLFFTGWWIIIDAAVKYPAEEQFPHSYHTCGVIATVAFLMINAVSNGQVRGDSYSEGCMGQTGSRIWLFIGFMMSFGSLIASMWILFGGFVVPQKHIVYPGIAIFFQNAFIFFGALVFKFGRTEDLWQ; encoded by the exons ATGTCAGGCATTCTGGACGGGATTCGGTGCGGAGAGTGCGACTGCAGTGTGGACTGGTCTGAAAAAAGAAACACCGTCGCATCTATAGCTGCTGGCGTTCTG TTCTTTACAGGTTGGTGGATCATCATAGATGCAGCAGTTAAGTATCCAGCTGAAGAGCAGTTTCCCCATTCTTATCACACATGTGGAGTCATCGCTACTGTAGCTTTTCTCAT GATAAATGCTGTGTCAAATGGCCAGGTGAGAGGTGACAGCTATAGTGAAGGCTGCATGGGGCAGACGG GCTCTCGTATTTGGCTCTTCATTGGCTTCATGATGTCTTTTGGATCCCTCATTGCCTCTATGTGGATCCTCTTTGGAGGTTTTGTAGTGCCTC AGAAGCATATTGTGTACCCTGGAATTGCCATTTTCTTCCAGaatgcattcattttctttGG gGCCCTGGTGTTCAAGTTTGGACGTACAGAGGATCTGTGGCAATAA